A portion of the Flavobacterium magnum genome contains these proteins:
- a CDS encoding S41 family peptidase has translation MKRLLPVLLLCQLSLYAQDSSRACELVSKINTLVQREHYKPKPIDDSLSAYVFDDMMDRLDIGRNIFSKKDYDKLAVHRYKIDDYLTDGRCGFLDEFAETWKSALMRKQQTIEALRSVAFDYQSKDSVKFSKKNFDFDLAENDFGRVWQKRLRFEILDDISKTSKDLDSLKQHFTALEKASKAKVFDTNLCKVSSILENKKGLEYQLQGFFLDAFCNYFDPHSNYFSLDARSSFLSGLSTSNLSLGLDIALNEKEEIIVGDVIPGGPAARSEKFEKGDNIIKVANAKGEAYWVSCTSLETIGEMIFADTSRELTITLRKKNGNTAEVRLQKEIMKARENSVYSYIAEKNGTRVGYINIPNFYSDFENNSPYGCADDVVKEIIKLQDDKVDGIVIDLLDNGGGSMEEAIRLVGMFIDVGPVSILTNNKGRQEILKDTNRGMAYTGPVVILVNGFSASASEFFSAAMQDYNRAFVIGAPTLGKATMQTIMPLDNKNEDFVKLTVEKFYRITGESGQIRGVIPDIELPMLFDGVIKREDGFKTALVHDSITTNARFRRLLIPNKERVLSLSKARVQHDPRLTELRHYNEEIDRMYEKQRGPIRLTLTDVFKDVHEIDPLWDKVREITERPAGMAVINTTYETTKMGSDAFEKEINAYKIKDVKTSPYLEEAINIIRDYKDFLKMN, from the coding sequence ATGAAGAGACTACTACCCGTGTTACTGCTTTGCCAATTATCGCTGTATGCGCAGGACAGCAGCAGGGCCTGTGAGTTGGTTTCAAAAATAAATACGCTGGTACAGCGGGAGCATTATAAGCCAAAGCCGATCGACGACAGTCTTTCGGCTTATGTTTTTGATGACATGATGGACCGCCTGGATATCGGTCGCAATATTTTCAGCAAAAAGGACTACGACAAACTAGCGGTTCACCGGTATAAGATTGACGATTACCTTACAGACGGCCGTTGCGGATTCCTGGATGAGTTTGCTGAAACATGGAAATCGGCCCTTATGCGAAAGCAGCAGACCATTGAAGCACTGCGCAGCGTGGCTTTCGATTATCAGTCAAAAGACAGCGTCAAGTTCAGCAAAAAGAATTTCGATTTTGACCTTGCTGAAAATGATTTTGGACGGGTCTGGCAAAAAAGGCTGCGATTTGAAATCCTCGATGATATTTCAAAAACCAGTAAAGATCTCGATTCGCTGAAGCAGCATTTTACTGCACTGGAGAAGGCATCCAAGGCGAAAGTTTTTGATACCAACCTGTGTAAAGTCAGCAGCATCCTCGAAAACAAAAAAGGCCTTGAGTACCAGTTGCAGGGATTTTTCCTGGACGCCTTCTGTAATTACTTCGATCCGCATTCGAATTATTTTTCACTCGACGCCAGATCGAGTTTCCTTTCGGGGCTCTCGACGAGCAACCTCTCGCTCGGCCTTGACATCGCCTTAAACGAAAAAGAGGAAATTATTGTAGGCGACGTCATCCCCGGCGGACCCGCAGCGCGTAGTGAAAAATTTGAAAAAGGAGACAACATCATCAAAGTTGCCAACGCAAAAGGCGAAGCGTATTGGGTTTCATGCACCTCACTGGAAACCATAGGCGAAATGATATTTGCCGATACGAGCCGTGAGCTGACCATCACGCTGCGCAAAAAAAACGGCAATACCGCAGAGGTCCGATTGCAGAAAGAAATTATGAAGGCTCGTGAAAACAGCGTGTACAGCTACATTGCTGAAAAAAATGGCACGCGCGTGGGCTACATCAACATTCCCAATTTCTACTCTGATTTTGAAAACAACAGTCCATACGGTTGCGCCGATGATGTGGTTAAAGAAATCATCAAGCTGCAGGATGACAAGGTCGACGGTATCGTAATCGACCTACTTGATAACGGCGGCGGATCTATGGAGGAAGCAATCAGGCTTGTCGGGATGTTTATTGATGTCGGCCCGGTTTCCATACTCACGAATAATAAGGGGAGGCAGGAAATCCTTAAAGACACCAACCGCGGCATGGCGTACACTGGGCCCGTCGTGATCCTGGTGAATGGGTTTTCAGCGTCGGCGAGTGAATTCTTCTCAGCGGCTATGCAGGATTACAACCGCGCTTTTGTGATTGGCGCGCCTACTCTAGGCAAGGCGACAATGCAGACCATCATGCCGTTGGACAATAAAAATGAGGACTTTGTCAAGCTTACGGTTGAAAAGTTTTACCGCATTACAGGGGAAAGCGGGCAAATCAGGGGTGTCATCCCTGACATCGAGTTGCCGATGCTCTTTGATGGCGTGATCAAACGGGAAGATGGCTTTAAAACCGCTTTGGTACACGATTCGATTACGACAAATGCGCGTTTTCGGCGATTGCTTATTCCAAATAAAGAGCGTGTTTTGAGCCTCAGCAAAGCGCGCGTCCAGCATGACCCCAGATTGACTGAACTTCGCCATTACAACGAGGAGATCGACCGGATGTATGAAAAGCAGCGGGGCCCGATCAGGCTTACGCTGACCGATGTCTTCAAAGATGTACATGAAATTGATCCGCTTTGGGACAAGGTCAGGGAAATCACGGAAAGGCCTGCCGGAATGGCCGTAATCAACACCACTTACGAAACGACGAAAATGGGTTCAGATGCGTTCGAAAAAGAAATCAATGCGTATAAAATTAAGGACGTCAAAACCAGCCCGTACCTTGAGGAGGCCATCAATATCATCCGGGATTACAAGGACTTCCTGAAAATGAACTAA
- a CDS encoding LIC11966 family surface protein has product MKAKCILLLLLAASLSAHSQTFNTPVEYLNYIGKESANISKSTWKYMDAVAHSKRARKINNTREALVKTIQAAATKIRGLKDGYKGDVEYRDQVLAYLSFSENMIQEEYGRVIDMQEVAEQSYDYMEAYILLQEKINEKFSVEIGKINAAQDAFGLKYQIQMSGETSELGKKIKLSNEVFDNRSKLYLLFFKVNFTESSMMKALEAKDLTAVQQNANAMAQYAAEGLESLKIFKPYKNDPMLVNASKKYFEFAQKESSEYVPKVAAFMMLNQKFEDSKKLFDAKSDSQRTKEDIAQFNKLVDEFNKGINEYNKVNSKYNTDRSTNIQNWEITADNFVAKHVPAG; this is encoded by the coding sequence ATGAAAGCAAAATGCATCCTGCTGCTACTGTTGGCAGCCTCGTTATCCGCTCACAGCCAGACGTTCAATACCCCTGTCGAATACTTGAATTACATCGGTAAGGAATCGGCGAACATTTCGAAATCAACCTGGAAATACATGGATGCCGTCGCGCACAGCAAAAGAGCACGAAAAATCAATAATACGCGGGAGGCGTTAGTCAAAACCATTCAGGCGGCCGCCACAAAAATTCGGGGTTTGAAAGACGGCTACAAAGGCGATGTCGAATACCGTGACCAGGTGCTTGCCTACCTGTCCTTCTCCGAAAATATGATTCAGGAGGAATATGGCAGGGTGATTGATATGCAGGAAGTGGCCGAACAATCCTATGATTATATGGAAGCGTACATCCTTTTACAGGAAAAGATCAACGAGAAATTCAGCGTCGAAATTGGAAAAATCAATGCGGCGCAGGATGCATTCGGATTGAAATACCAAATACAAATGTCGGGTGAAACCAGTGAACTTGGCAAGAAAATCAAGCTTTCCAACGAAGTTTTCGACAACAGGAGTAAACTCTACCTGCTGTTTTTCAAGGTAAACTTTACCGAATCATCAATGATGAAAGCGCTCGAGGCGAAGGATTTGACCGCCGTACAACAAAATGCGAATGCGATGGCGCAGTACGCTGCGGAAGGACTGGAAAGTCTCAAAATATTCAAGCCCTATAAAAACGACCCGATGCTGGTTAACGCGAGTAAGAAATATTTTGAGTTTGCGCAAAAAGAATCCTCGGAGTATGTCCCGAAGGTGGCTGCTTTCATGATGTTGAACCAAAAGTTCGAGGACAGCAAAAAACTATTCGACGCAAAAAGCGACAGCCAGCGTACGAAGGAAGACATCGCGCAATTCAACAAACTCGTCGATGAATTCAACAAAGGAATCAATGAATATAACAAGGTGAACAGCAAGTACAACACCGACCGAAGCACCAACATACAGAATTGGGAGATTACTGCAGACAATTTTGTAGCAAAACATGTGCCTGCGGGATAA
- a CDS encoding head GIN domain-containing protein: MKNAVRVLCIAMCSMLAHAQEKRNPGHFTGIDVRGSFNVVLSKGKEGVAIYADKSALEHIKTEVSNGVLALFVEGTHRIKGNVKIEVSYETLAQIILNGSGDITTEGTINTEDLKVQLIGSGDIALTVEARNVKASLDGSGDITLQGKATNLSAGVTGSGNLLAGRLKSGNVQAAVVGSGDCTVFASEAIRARVEGSGDISYYGNPATEDTKVSGSGSIDKK, encoded by the coding sequence ATGAAAAATGCAGTCAGGGTCTTATGTATTGCAATGTGCTCCATGCTTGCCCATGCCCAGGAAAAAAGGAATCCGGGGCACTTCACGGGAATTGATGTAAGGGGTTCCTTCAATGTTGTGCTGAGCAAAGGCAAGGAAGGCGTTGCGATTTATGCGGATAAGTCAGCACTGGAACACATCAAAACCGAAGTGAGTAACGGCGTATTGGCCTTATTTGTGGAAGGCACGCACCGCATTAAGGGCAACGTCAAAATCGAGGTTTCGTATGAAACATTAGCACAGATTATTTTAAATGGGTCGGGTGACATCACCACAGAAGGAACCATCAACACAGAAGACCTTAAAGTACAGCTTATCGGGTCAGGTGACATTGCGCTCACCGTCGAAGCCAGGAATGTAAAAGCCAGCCTTGACGGATCAGGCGACATCACGCTGCAAGGCAAAGCGACCAATCTCAGTGCGGGAGTAACCGGTTCCGGCAACCTGCTGGCAGGTAGGCTGAAATCCGGGAATGTCCAGGCTGCCGTTGTAGGTTCGGGTGATTGCACCGTATTTGCATCGGAAGCAATCAGGGCCCGTGTAGAAGGCTCAGGAGACATTTCCTATTACGGAAATCCGGCTACGGAAGACACGAAAGTTTCAGGTTCTGGAAGTATCGACAAAAAATAA
- a CDS encoding RNA polymerase sigma factor, with the protein MDQNQSHIDNLIRLCRDNSRSAQFELYNLYYKAMYNTALRIVKDIHWAEDVMQESFLKAFTKLDSFKGEVTFGSWLKRIVINHSIDNYKKLNKQALSPIEDVLYKVGDHGQEPEGFDFTGMKAQQILDTIKSLKDNYRLALTLLFVEGYDQEEISEIMNINAGNCRTLISRAKESLRQKLDNL; encoded by the coding sequence TTGGACCAAAACCAGTCGCATATCGATAACCTGATACGGTTGTGCAGAGACAACAGCCGTTCCGCGCAGTTCGAACTGTACAATCTCTATTACAAGGCGATGTACAATACGGCGCTGCGTATCGTGAAGGACATACATTGGGCCGAAGATGTCATGCAGGAGTCGTTCCTCAAAGCCTTCACGAAGCTCGATTCGTTTAAAGGCGAAGTGACTTTCGGGTCGTGGCTCAAACGGATTGTAATTAATCACAGCATCGACAACTATAAAAAACTGAACAAACAGGCGTTGTCCCCGATTGAAGACGTGCTTTACAAAGTTGGTGACCATGGGCAGGAACCCGAAGGATTTGATTTTACAGGAATGAAGGCGCAGCAAATCCTGGACACCATCAAATCACTCAAAGACAATTACAGGCTGGCGCTTACCCTGCTTTTCGTAGAAGGCTACGACCAGGAAGAAATCAGCGAGATTATGAATATCAATGCGGGAAATTGCAGGACGCTCATCAGCAGGGCCAAAGAAAGCCTGCGCCAGAAATTAGACAATTTATGA
- a CDS encoding YebC/PmpR family DNA-binding transcriptional regulator gives MGRAFEFRKGRKMKRWSAMAKAFTRIGKDIVMAVKEGGPNPEANSRLRAVMQNAKAANMPKENVERAIKKATDKDTANYKEVLFEGYAPHGIALLIETATDNNNRTVANIRSYFNKCNGTLGTQGSVEFMFDHTCNFRIPSDGIDVEELELEFIDFGAEEIFADEDGILIYAPFESFGAIQKELESRGIEILSSGFERIPQITKELTEAQVADVEKLIEKIEEDDDVMNVYHTMQE, from the coding sequence ATGGGAAGAGCGTTTGAGTTCAGGAAAGGCAGGAAAATGAAGCGTTGGTCGGCGATGGCCAAAGCGTTTACACGAATCGGGAAAGACATCGTGATGGCAGTCAAAGAGGGCGGCCCGAATCCGGAAGCCAATTCCAGGCTGCGTGCGGTAATGCAGAATGCCAAAGCAGCCAATATGCCAAAAGAAAATGTCGAGCGTGCGATCAAGAAAGCCACCGACAAAGATACGGCAAACTATAAGGAAGTGTTGTTTGAAGGCTATGCGCCGCATGGTATCGCCTTGCTGATCGAGACCGCCACAGACAATAACAACCGCACTGTAGCCAATATCCGAAGCTATTTCAATAAGTGCAACGGCACGTTAGGCACGCAGGGCTCGGTGGAATTTATGTTTGACCATACCTGTAACTTCCGGATCCCGTCCGATGGAATTGATGTAGAGGAACTCGAACTGGAATTCATTGATTTTGGCGCAGAGGAAATTTTCGCCGATGAAGACGGCATCCTGATTTACGCACCATTTGAGAGCTTCGGCGCAATACAGAAAGAACTCGAGAGCCGCGGCATCGAAATCCTGTCTTCAGGTTTTGAGAGGATTCCGCAAATCACCAAAGAGCTTACCGAAGCCCAGGTTGCCGACGTGGAGAAGCTCATCGAAAAAATAGAAGAAGATGATGACGTCATGAACGTATACCATACGATGCAGGAATAA
- a CDS encoding DUF4179 domain-containing protein, translated as MNMEYHNKNGFNMPDFDIEEPPMGHHQRFLDRLDGNLKSKKRFPYRMVMAVAASIVIFLGLWMNFQPVSNEKPMAKLSAENRETQEYFSNVIRMELASLRKESSPEAKPILDDAFRQLESLDHDYNKLMKELSEKGESKQIIHAMITNLQTRISFLERVETQIDRIKQFKSKSS; from the coding sequence ATGAATATGGAATACCACAACAAGAACGGATTCAACATGCCCGATTTTGATATCGAAGAACCACCTATGGGTCACCACCAGCGGTTCCTGGACCGATTGGACGGTAATCTGAAAAGCAAAAAGCGATTTCCTTACCGCATGGTGATGGCGGTTGCCGCATCGATAGTCATCTTTTTAGGACTGTGGATGAATTTCCAGCCCGTCTCAAACGAAAAGCCGATGGCAAAACTGTCAGCCGAAAACAGGGAAACCCAGGAGTATTTCTCCAATGTAATCCGGATGGAACTGGCGTCGCTCAGGAAGGAAAGCAGCCCGGAAGCAAAACCGATCCTAGACGATGCGTTCAGGCAGCTTGAATCACTGGATCACGACTACAACAAATTAATGAAAGAACTTTCAGAAAAAGGCGAAAGCAAACAAATCATCCATGCGATGATCACCAACCTGCAGACGCGGATTTCATTCCTGGAACGGGTGGAGACGCAAATTGACAGAATCAAACAATTTAAAAGTAAATCATCATGA